The proteins below come from a single Phorcysia thermohydrogeniphila genomic window:
- a CDS encoding UvrD-helicase domain-containing protein, giving the protein MLLGDERFFELVEEIGGKRLNNEQKEAITYTDGPLKVVAGPGSGKTEVIVLRALYLIAVKGVNPRSIFLVTFTKKASEEFFSRFVTYAGALKEKVKELSFEPYDIYAGTLHSLALKVMEEFQFSRFERYRLLEDFERDIILFKEFQDLKEGSKYRYFFDFFQLEREGITQEELYLQKLDVLSRLFEFIPQNLVDWRRLRGKKGTLGEAVELYVRYRKLLKNEKRLDYVHAEELFLRFLESEEGKRFLNGDGSEFFPGIDWVMVDEYQDTNPLDEEIYFALASRSKNITVVGDDNQALYRFRGAVVDCFIDFEKKCKERFGTEVKVVNLSKNYRSDREIVAFINYFITKHLKVNNEIRRGWERLSVKNKEKIKFASGIKSHEFLGDSVVEIKAGSNEELARKCCFFVKELKRKGVIKNYSDVVLLLPSTREFSKAGEKLAGYIKEVFTREGIPVYNPRSKALVMQKEVATVIGALCEIFPSEEFQEVIDEKVKFWKGTFNSEASPKLKEHVRNWKEKVESSKEESFNVMEIFYSLLQFEPLKSFKEELLTSLNLAKFSQLLSLFSQRVGEIPVENGKVKKEWLSEFYGTFLYLLSVKDADLKEVESVPEDMFPIMTFHQSKGLEFPIVIVGDLTEHRGDFKLGRLERLFGRDLSWERNTIDAVRKFYVAYSRAKYCLLILRKPEEETPEEGKPWKLAALPGFEREWHEEFSRKFREKLRERERGGH; this is encoded by the coding sequence ATGCTTTTAGGTGATGAAAGGTTCTTTGAGCTCGTAGAGGAAATTGGAGGAAAAAGGCTAAACAACGAGCAAAAAGAGGCCATAACCTATACAGATGGGCCTTTAAAGGTAGTTGCAGGTCCCGGCTCAGGGAAGACGGAGGTTATCGTTCTCAGAGCTCTCTACCTAATTGCCGTTAAGGGGGTGAATCCCCGTTCAATTTTCTTGGTTACCTTTACAAAGAAGGCCTCTGAGGAGTTCTTTTCCCGATTTGTAACCTACGCCGGAGCTCTGAAAGAAAAAGTAAAGGAACTTTCCTTTGAACCCTACGACATTTACGCCGGAACCCTTCACTCCTTAGCCCTGAAGGTGATGGAAGAATTTCAATTTAGCCGTTTTGAACGTTACAGGCTCTTGGAAGATTTTGAAAGAGACATCATCCTTTTTAAGGAATTTCAGGACTTAAAAGAGGGGAGTAAGTACAGATACTTCTTTGACTTCTTCCAGCTTGAGAGGGAAGGGATTACACAAGAAGAGCTCTACCTTCAAAAGCTTGACGTTTTGAGCCGTCTATTTGAGTTCATTCCTCAGAACCTTGTTGACTGGAGGAGGCTCAGAGGGAAGAAGGGGACACTTGGGGAAGCTGTAGAGCTCTACGTCCGCTACAGGAAACTACTTAAGAACGAAAAGCGTCTTGACTACGTTCACGCTGAAGAACTCTTTTTACGGTTTCTTGAGTCTGAAGAGGGGAAAAGGTTTCTTAACGGGGACGGGAGTGAGTTCTTCCCCGGAATAGACTGGGTTATGGTTGACGAGTATCAGGATACGAACCCCCTTGACGAGGAAATTTACTTTGCCCTTGCTTCAAGGAGTAAAAACATAACGGTTGTTGGAGACGATAACCAAGCCCTCTACAGGTTCAGGGGAGCTGTAGTTGACTGTTTTATAGACTTTGAAAAGAAATGTAAAGAGAGGTTTGGCACAGAAGTAAAGGTAGTAAACCTTAGCAAGAACTACAGGTCTGACAGGGAAATAGTGGCTTTCATAAACTACTTTATAACAAAGCACCTTAAAGTTAACAATGAGATTAGGAGAGGTTGGGAAAGGCTCTCGGTAAAGAACAAGGAGAAAATAAAGTTTGCATCCGGCATAAAAAGTCACGAGTTTCTCGGCGATTCTGTTGTAGAGATAAAGGCAGGTAGCAATGAGGAGCTTGCAAGAAAGTGCTGCTTTTTCGTAAAGGAGCTAAAAAGAAAAGGGGTTATAAAAAACTACTCTGACGTTGTTCTCTTACTCCCGAGCACGAGGGAATTCTCAAAGGCTGGGGAAAAGCTTGCAGGCTACATAAAAGAGGTTTTCACGAGGGAAGGAATCCCCGTTTACAACCCGCGCTCAAAAGCCCTTGTAATGCAAAAAGAAGTGGCAACGGTTATTGGAGCTCTCTGCGAAATCTTCCCGTCTGAAGAATTTCAGGAAGTTATAGACGAGAAGGTAAAGTTTTGGAAGGGAACTTTTAACTCTGAGGCCTCCCCGAAACTGAAAGAGCACGTGAGAAACTGGAAGGAAAAGGTAGAATCGTCAAAGGAAGAAAGTTTTAATGTTATGGAAATTTTCTACTCTCTCTTACAGTTTGAGCCTTTAAAGAGCTTTAAGGAGGAGCTCCTTACTTCCTTAAACTTGGCAAAGTTCAGCCAGCTTCTTTCGCTCTTTTCTCAGAGGGTAGGGGAGATTCCAGTTGAAAACGGTAAAGTTAAAAAGGAATGGCTTAGTGAGTTTTACGGAACTTTCCTCTACCTCCTTTCCGTGAAAGACGCAGACCTTAAAGAGGTTGAGTCCGTTCCTGAGGATATGTTTCCCATAATGACCTTCCACCAGTCAAAAGGGCTTGAGTTTCCCATTGTAATAGTTGGAGACCTAACGGAACACAGGGGAGACTTTAAGCTCGGTCGCCTTGAAAGGCTCTTTGGAAGGGACTTAAGCTGGGAGAGGAACACGATAGACGCCGTCAGGAAGTTCTACGTGGCATACTCAAGGGCAAAGTACTGCCTCCTGATACTTAGGAAGCCAGAAGAGGAAACGCCTGAGGAGGGTAAACCTTGGAAGCTTGCCGCTCTACCCGGTTTTGAGAGAGAATGGCATGAGGAGTTTTCAAGGAAGTTT
- a CDS encoding DUF6884 domain-containing protein translates to MKKKVVLVTACGNKKEEKPRPAGELYKSARIRHLYRKSKELGVPFFILSAGYGLVSGDEMISPYNAVMSEERCRELEGEIAERLKAYDVIVYYRGGARKDYLDCIKKVAEKLGKEFIVFGYGNMGDIGKLGEVLKSLGYAFR, encoded by the coding sequence TTGAAAAAGAAGGTTGTCCTCGTTACGGCCTGCGGAAATAAAAAAGAAGAAAAACCAAGACCTGCTGGGGAGCTCTACAAGTCTGCAAGGATAAGGCACCTTTACCGGAAGTCAAAGGAGCTCGGCGTTCCTTTCTTTATCTTGAGTGCAGGCTACGGCCTTGTTTCTGGGGATGAGATGATTTCTCCTTACAACGCAGTTATGTCAGAAGAAAGGTGTAGGGAGCTTGAAGGAGAAATCGCCGAAAGGTTAAAGGCTTATGATGTTATCGTCTACTACAGGGGTGGAGCAAGAAAGGACTACCTTGACTGTATAAAGAAGGTTGCAGAGAAGTTAGGAAAGGAGTTCATAGTTTTTGGTTACGGTAATATGGGTGACATTGGAAAGTTAGGGGAGGTTCTAAAGAGCTTGGGCTATGCTTTTAGGTGA
- a CDS encoding DsbA family protein translates to MKILSTVLALSLALSPLAFGNEVKNEVKKDEELIRTVLKPLEKRGIKIGSIQPLTDLKVPGFDGFIVEVIDEGNARKIKRYIWVSKDGKYIALNLLEVTEVKGDKILKPLQPKNAVSPLKMDLSWLKSVDEKLNKAGIPHVIGKGDKKLYIVWDVFCPFCYRHFNQFNEETAKKLDVELHLIPFAVHGERSIKGFVHFAKLAKEKGIEETFKHLYSLGNGNFRKYSSEIQKEMKKEGEDKELAKVFKELKDTLAKNKVRATPTIIFIPSGNEGYIFVGFRPLEEVVKLK, encoded by the coding sequence ATGAAAATCCTTAGCACAGTCTTGGCTCTTTCACTCGCACTATCACCACTCGCCTTTGGTAACGAGGTAAAAAACGAGGTAAAAAAGGACGAGGAGCTTATTAGGACAGTCCTGAAACCTTTAGAGAAAAGGGGAATAAAGATAGGCAGTATCCAACCCCTTACAGACTTAAAAGTTCCCGGCTTTGACGGTTTCATCGTAGAGGTGATAGATGAAGGAAACGCAAGAAAAATAAAAAGGTACATATGGGTATCAAAGGACGGAAAATACATAGCTCTAAACCTCCTTGAAGTTACAGAGGTAAAGGGCGACAAAATCCTGAAACCTCTACAACCAAAGAACGCCGTCTCACCACTAAAGATGGACCTCTCTTGGCTGAAAAGTGTTGACGAGAAGTTAAATAAAGCAGGAATTCCCCACGTCATAGGAAAGGGAGATAAGAAGCTCTACATCGTATGGGACGTCTTTTGCCCCTTCTGCTACAGACACTTTAACCAGTTCAACGAGGAAACGGCTAAGAAACTGGACGTAGAGCTCCACCTGATTCCCTTTGCCGTTCACGGTGAAAGGTCTATTAAAGGCTTTGTCCACTTTGCAAAACTTGCAAAGGAAAAAGGCATAGAGGAAACCTTCAAGCACCTATACTCCTTAGGAAACGGAAACTTCAGGAAGTACTCATCTGAAATCCAGAAGGAGATGAAGAAAGAGGGAGAAGATAAAGAGCTTGCTAAAGTCTTTAAGGAACTTAAGGACACCCTTGCAAAGAACAAAGTTAGAGCGACGCCAACCATCATATTCATCCCCTCAGGAAATGAAGGTTACATCTTCGTTGGATTTAGACCTCTTGAGGAAGTGGTAAAGCTTAAATGA
- a CDS encoding metal ABC transporter ATP-binding protein: MKDGITLKNLSIGYKTPLLEGLSLHMAEGEFWVIVGPNGVGKSTLVKTILGIVPPLSGRILIHGKDCTHGCEEKRFLSYVPQMEDYSHHFPATALDVVLSGFFPRLGRFERITEKEVERALYWMERFGIADVKEKPFNELSGGQQRKVLIARALVGNPHYIFLDEPTTGVDLKSSKRILEIIDTLHKEKGFGICMVTHELNFVWDYIEKVVLIGYREFFVGRKEEILNEELLSRIYQVDVKIAKTDFGPVFLIGDKHV, translated from the coding sequence ATGAAGGATGGAATTACACTTAAGAACCTTTCCATAGGGTATAAAACTCCCCTTCTGGAGGGACTCTCCCTTCACATGGCAGAAGGGGAGTTCTGGGTAATCGTCGGTCCAAACGGCGTTGGCAAGAGCACCTTAGTTAAGACTATCTTAGGAATAGTGCCTCCCCTCTCGGGGAGGATTCTCATACACGGTAAAGACTGCACCCACGGGTGCGAGGAAAAAAGATTCTTAAGTTACGTTCCACAGATGGAAGACTACTCCCACCACTTTCCAGCAACAGCCCTTGATGTTGTCCTTTCAGGTTTCTTCCCAAGGTTAGGAAGGTTTGAAAGGATTACAGAGAAAGAGGTTGAAAGAGCTCTCTACTGGATGGAGCGTTTCGGAATTGCAGACGTAAAAGAAAAACCGTTCAACGAGCTCTCAGGGGGACAGCAGAGGAAGGTTTTAATAGCGAGAGCTCTCGTTGGAAATCCCCACTACATCTTCCTTGACGAGCCAACTACGGGCGTTGATCTCAAAAGTTCAAAACGGATACTTGAGATAATAGACACCCTCCACAAGGAAAAGGGATTTGGCATCTGCATGGTAACCCACGAGCTAAACTTTGTCTGGGACTACATTGAAAAAGTAGTTCTCATCGGCTACAGAGAGTTCTTCGTTGGTAGGAAAGAGGAAATTCTCAACGAGGAGCTCCTTTCACGCATTTACCAAGTAGATGTGAAAATAGCCAAGACAGACTTTGGCCCCGTTTTCCTCATAGGTGATAAACACGTTTAA
- a CDS encoding type 1 glutamine amidotransferase domain-containing protein codes for MARVAILLEDFVEEVEFIYPFYRFKEEGFQVDVLAPRSGSFRGKKGLSFEANGKVNPERAPDYDCVFIPGGYAPDRLRRSVKVLEFVRNAFNNGKLVAAICHGPWVLISAGIVKGKKVTGFFSIRDDLENAGAVYTGSPVEVDGNLVTATDPSAMPAMLKLIVERLKGSGN; via the coding sequence GTGGCAAGGGTAGCCATTCTTCTTGAAGATTTCGTTGAAGAAGTAGAGTTCATCTATCCCTTTTACCGCTTTAAGGAAGAGGGCTTTCAGGTAGACGTTCTGGCGCCTCGTTCTGGTAGCTTTAGGGGCAAAAAGGGGCTCTCATTTGAAGCAAACGGGAAAGTTAACCCTGAGAGAGCTCCAGACTACGACTGCGTCTTTATCCCCGGCGGTTACGCTCCGGACAGGCTCAGGAGGAGCGTTAAGGTTTTAGAGTTTGTCAGAAACGCCTTTAATAACGGGAAGTTGGTGGCGGCAATCTGTCACGGCCCTTGGGTTCTCATATCGGCCGGCATTGTCAAAGGAAAGAAAGTAACGGGCTTCTTCTCAATAAGGGACGACTTAGAAAACGCTGGCGCCGTATATACGGGAAGTCCCGTTGAGGTGGACGGCAATCTCGTAACAGCTACAGACCCTTCTGCAATGCCGGCAATGCTGAAGTTAATCGTGGAAAGGCTTAAGGGAAGCGGGAACTAA
- a CDS encoding SAM-dependent methyltransferase, producing the protein MLKEIIRREIEKEGFITFDRFVELCLYHPEFGYYTTKRVRALPGEDFFTAPELSPVFGRTIAHHIERISREKDIPLNILELGGGKGFLAKDLMESFPVESYVILEKSEVAKELVPDVRVVNCVEEIEEFSGFVISNEFFDAFPFKRVVKREEKLWEVVVKLEGEKLMEDLIPYSGSLPCELEEGCEYSFFTGWEDFLERLFKRVRRGYFLTFDYGSSCEDLRNRKVGTFRAFSKHTLIDNYLEFPGRADLTSSVDFGYLRKILEKHLLNVSVKPLSSFLLSEGVERFLSPEDTAIALTLLVDMGRKFWAVSGYKEGN; encoded by the coding sequence ATGCTGAAGGAGATTATCAGGAGAGAGATTGAAAAGGAAGGATTTATAACCTTTGACAGGTTTGTAGAGCTCTGTCTCTACCATCCAGAGTTTGGTTACTACACGACAAAAAGAGTTAGAGCTCTTCCCGGCGAGGATTTCTTTACAGCGCCGGAGCTCTCACCGGTCTTTGGAAGGACGATTGCCCACCACATAGAGAGGATTTCGCGGGAAAAGGATATCCCTTTAAACATCTTGGAACTTGGTGGAGGAAAGGGTTTTCTTGCTAAGGATTTGATGGAAAGCTTTCCTGTTGAGAGTTACGTAATTCTTGAAAAGTCAGAAGTTGCAAAGGAGCTTGTACCAGATGTCAGAGTTGTTAACTGCGTAGAGGAGATAGAAGAGTTTTCGGGATTCGTTATCTCAAACGAGTTCTTTGACGCTTTTCCCTTTAAGAGGGTCGTAAAAAGGGAGGAGAAACTGTGGGAGGTGGTTGTAAAATTGGAGGGAGAAAAGCTTATGGAGGATCTTATCCCCTACTCTGGAAGTCTTCCCTGTGAGCTTGAGGAGGGCTGTGAGTACAGCTTTTTTACCGGATGGGAAGACTTTCTTGAAAGACTTTTTAAGAGGGTCAGGCGAGGTTACTTTTTAACCTTTGACTATGGGAGCTCCTGCGAAGACCTTAGAAACCGCAAGGTGGGAACTTTTAGGGCCTTCAGTAAACACACCTTGATAGACAACTACTTAGAGTTTCCGGGAAGGGCTGACCTTACGTCTTCAGTTGACTTTGGCTACCTCAGGAAAATTCTTGAAAAACATTTACTTAACGTTTCTGTGAAGCCTTTATCAAGCTTCCTGCTCTCAGAAGGAGTAGAACGTTTCCTGTCGCCAGAGGATACTGCTATTGCTCTAACGCTCCTCGTTGATATGGGAAGGAAGTTTTGGGCAGTATCCGGTTACAAAGAAGGGAATTAG
- the dprA gene encoding DNA-processing protein DprA, whose product MTLMEELLLSLALSFKKGFGGRSYLKLLEKFGSISEGVKEEAIELDEELKEAEKELLKAEKLGVEIVPLCSDRYPSLLKEIQQPPIVLYVAGKLPQNSCVAVVGSRRCSDYGRRTAFRVAKFLSESGICVVSGLAYGIDSSAHKGALAGKGKTVAVLGSGVDVIHPRGNRELAKRIVEEGGALVSEFPLGTLPSKETFPRRNRIVSGLSHAVVVVEARERSGANITVSYALEQGRTVFAVPGNVDSPFSRGTNRLLKEGAIPLLSPEDIFEELPFLKRRTRREIPGKFKELYQLLLSEPMTFDKLAELSGMEITELSMLLVEMEMEGIIRRDGSVYTVC is encoded by the coding sequence ATGACTTTGATGGAAGAGCTCCTACTCTCTTTAGCTCTCTCTTTCAAAAAGGGGTTTGGGGGAAGAAGCTACCTGAAGCTCCTTGAAAAGTTCGGCTCTATTTCAGAAGGCGTAAAAGAGGAAGCTATTGAGCTTGATGAAGAACTTAAAGAAGCGGAAAAAGAACTCCTAAAAGCAGAAAAACTCGGAGTGGAGATAGTTCCCCTGTGTTCTGATAGGTATCCTTCTCTGCTTAAGGAAATCCAGCAACCTCCAATAGTTCTCTACGTAGCGGGGAAACTTCCCCAAAACTCTTGCGTTGCCGTTGTTGGCTCAAGGAGGTGCTCTGACTACGGCAGGCGAACAGCCTTTAGAGTTGCCAAATTCCTGTCAGAAAGTGGAATCTGCGTGGTAAGTGGTCTTGCCTACGGGATAGACTCTTCTGCCCATAAGGGAGCTTTAGCTGGGAAAGGAAAAACCGTTGCGGTGCTTGGTAGTGGCGTTGACGTTATTCATCCAAGGGGTAACAGGGAGCTGGCTAAAAGAATAGTGGAAGAGGGTGGAGCTCTCGTTTCAGAGTTCCCCTTAGGGACGCTTCCTTCTAAGGAGACTTTTCCAAGGAGAAACAGGATAGTAAGCGGTTTATCCCACGCTGTCGTTGTCGTTGAGGCGAGGGAAAGGAGTGGAGCAAACATCACAGTTAGTTACGCCTTAGAGCAGGGAAGAACGGTCTTTGCTGTTCCGGGAAACGTGGACTCACCATTTAGTAGGGGAACTAACAGACTTTTAAAGGAAGGGGCTATCCCTCTCCTTTCGCCAGAGGATATTTTTGAAGAGCTCCCCTTTTTAAAAAGAAGGACAAGAAGAGAAATCCCCGGAAAGTTTAAAGAACTCTACCAGCTTTTACTTTCAGAGCCTATGACCTTTGACAAATTAGCTGAGCTCTCTGGGATGGAGATTACGGAGCTCTCTATGCTTCTCGTTGAAATGGAGATGGAAGGAATAATCCGCAGAGATGGGAGCGTCTACACGGTATGCTGA
- a CDS encoding polyphenol oxidase family protein: protein MKYEIFVSRKPVDGREIEELKGLPVIKPFQVHGAGIAFVGKKSSLPPKADALVTDSKKIWIGVLSADCLPVFLVGDGTVGIVHAGWRGTLKGITYNAVKYISRFSPVREAILGVCICKNCYEVGEDVRKLFSSEYESCFEPLGNGKYLFDLRKANRIQLKAAGVPVIREIEGCTVCNNDLYYSYRKEKTEKRILSAIRII from the coding sequence GTGAAATACGAAATTTTTGTATCAAGAAAGCCAGTTGACGGAAGGGAAATAGAGGAGCTCAAAGGTTTACCGGTTATCAAGCCTTTTCAGGTTCACGGTGCTGGGATTGCTTTTGTAGGTAAGAAATCATCACTTCCTCCTAAGGCTGATGCCTTGGTGACGGACAGTAAAAAAATCTGGATAGGAGTTTTGAGCGCAGACTGTCTGCCCGTGTTCTTAGTTGGGGACGGAACGGTTGGTATTGTCCACGCCGGCTGGAGGGGAACGCTGAAAGGCATTACTTACAACGCGGTTAAATACATAAGTAGATTTTCCCCCGTTAGGGAGGCTATACTCGGAGTTTGTATATGTAAAAACTGTTACGAGGTAGGAGAAGACGTTAGAAAGCTTTTCAGCTCCGAGTATGAGAGCTGCTTTGAGCCTCTCGGTAACGGCAAGTACCTCTTTGACCTTAGGAAAGCCAACAGGATACAGCTAAAAGCTGCAGGTGTTCCAGTTATCAGAGAGATAGAAGGCTGTACGGTTTGCAACAATGATCTTTACTACTCCTACAGGAAAGAGAAAACGGAGAAAAGGATACTCTCTGCAATAAGGATAATTTGA
- the mtnP gene encoding S-methyl-5'-thioadenosine phosphorylase — protein sequence MKIGIIGGSGLYNIEGLTDVEEIYLETPFGKPSDAYIHGKLEGKDVYFLPRHGRGHVYLPSEVPYRANIYGFKMLGVDCIISVSAVGSMKEEIKPGDFVIVTQFFDRTKNRPSTFFGNGIVAHIPFDTPTCPLLNEIIYNACVEEGIPVHKEGTYICIEGPQFSTKAESKIYRSWGVDVIGMTNIPEAKLAREAEIPYSSVALATDYDVWKEGEEVNVEKVLETMAKNIENAKRMLKRVIKNIKPEDLENSPARTALVGAIQTKPEYITEEVRKRLELLIKDRI from the coding sequence ATGAAAATAGGAATTATCGGCGGAAGCGGTCTTTACAACATAGAAGGCCTTACTGACGTTGAGGAGATTTATCTTGAAACGCCTTTTGGAAAGCCATCCGACGCCTACATCCACGGAAAGCTTGAAGGAAAAGATGTTTACTTCCTTCCAAGACACGGCAGAGGACACGTTTACCTTCCTTCAGAAGTTCCCTACAGGGCAAACATTTACGGCTTTAAGATGCTCGGCGTTGACTGCATTATCTCTGTAAGTGCAGTCGGCTCTATGAAGGAGGAGATAAAGCCCGGAGACTTTGTTATCGTTACCCAGTTCTTTGATAGAACCAAAAACAGACCATCCACATTCTTTGGAAACGGAATCGTTGCTCACATTCCCTTTGACACTCCTACCTGTCCGCTCCTCAACGAAATCATCTACAACGCATGTGTTGAGGAGGGAATTCCGGTTCACAAGGAGGGAACTTACATCTGTATAGAGGGGCCTCAGTTCTCAACAAAGGCCGAGTCTAAGATTTATAGGAGCTGGGGGGTTGACGTTATAGGAATGACAAACATCCCTGAGGCTAAACTTGCAAGGGAAGCAGAGATTCCCTACTCCTCTGTAGCTCTTGCAACTGACTACGATGTCTGGAAAGAGGGTGAAGAAGTCAACGTTGAGAAGGTTTTAGAAACGATGGCCAAGAACATAGAGAACGCCAAGAGAATGCTTAAGAGGGTTATCAAGAACATAAAGCCTGAGGACCTTGAAAACTCTCCTGCAAGGACAGCCCTCGTCGGAGCAATCCAGACAAAGCCGGAGTACATTACAGAGGAAGTTAGGAAGAGGCTGGAGCTCCTAATAAAAGACAGGATATAA
- a CDS encoding flagellar brake protein, with the protein MIEVKVGDVTNLYCFYEELLVMGKGVVIEVDESKNLIAWEVDDVVSKASFLEKRLFLKNGDRWIGADIVFRDRNFLSAKLLRTIYEPRLRRSYLRVTTSLSSPVEVEVSKLFSPKAQSKKYPVFDISEGGIGILVEKKNRFFKMDEGLALSLHLTLDNKVHYIPAKAKVVHISEFAGRKKVGLFFVDISSDDRDRILRYITKRQREIIRGLKL; encoded by the coding sequence ATGATAGAAGTCAAAGTAGGAGATGTAACGAACCTATACTGCTTTTACGAAGAGCTCCTTGTGATGGGAAAAGGAGTCGTAATTGAAGTAGATGAGTCCAAAAATCTCATTGCTTGGGAGGTGGACGACGTAGTCTCTAAGGCCTCTTTCTTGGAAAAGAGGCTTTTCTTAAAAAACGGCGATAGGTGGATAGGAGCAGACATTGTCTTTAGGGACAGAAACTTCCTCAGCGCTAAGCTTCTCAGAACCATTTACGAACCTAGGCTTAGAAGAAGTTACCTTAGAGTAACCACTTCTTTGTCTTCTCCTGTAGAGGTTGAAGTTTCCAAGCTTTTCTCTCCTAAAGCCCAGTCCAAGAAATATCCCGTATTTGACATTTCAGAAGGCGGGATAGGCATACTCGTTGAAAAGAAAAACAGGTTCTTCAAAATGGATGAAGGATTGGCCCTGTCCCTACACTTAACTCTTGATAACAAGGTTCACTACATCCCGGCCAAGGCTAAGGTCGTCCACATAAGTGAGTTTGCCGGAAGAAAGAAGGTAGGACTCTTTTTTGTAGACATTTCTTCCGACGACAGGGACAGGATACTAAGGTACATAACAAAGAGACAGAGGGAAATAATCCGGGGACTCAAACTATAA
- the hisF gene encoding imidazole glycerol phosphate synthase subunit HisF, translating into MLAKRIIPCLDVKEGRVVKGVNFVNLVDAGDPVENAKVYDEQGADELVFLDITASYEKRKIMIDVVRRTAEQVFMPLTVGGGIRTVEDIRELLNAGADKVSINTAAVKNPELITLGAKLFGSQCIVVAIDAKRVGNRWEVFIHGGRTPTGKDAVEWAKEAVDRGAGEILLTSMDRDGTKMGYDIELTRAIAEAVSVPVIASGGAGTKEHFYEGLVEGKADAVLAASVFHFREISIPELKAFLKEKGVPVRL; encoded by the coding sequence ATGCTTGCAAAGAGAATCATCCCTTGCCTTGACGTTAAGGAAGGTAGGGTGGTCAAAGGCGTTAACTTTGTTAACCTCGTTGATGCCGGAGACCCCGTTGAAAACGCTAAGGTTTACGACGAACAGGGGGCTGACGAGCTTGTCTTCCTTGATATTACCGCCAGTTATGAAAAAAGGAAGATAATGATAGACGTTGTAAGGAGAACGGCGGAACAGGTTTTTATGCCTCTTACGGTAGGAGGTGGTATAAGAACGGTTGAGGACATAAGGGAGCTCCTTAACGCCGGAGCTGATAAGGTCTCTATCAATACCGCCGCCGTTAAGAATCCCGAACTTATAACCCTTGGAGCAAAACTCTTTGGCTCTCAGTGCATAGTCGTTGCTATAGACGCAAAGAGGGTAGGGAACAGGTGGGAGGTCTTCATTCACGGGGGAAGAACACCTACGGGAAAGGATGCTGTAGAGTGGGCAAAAGAGGCAGTTGACAGGGGTGCAGGAGAGATACTCCTTACCTCAATGGACAGGGACGGGACAAAGATGGGCTACGATATAGAACTGACAAGGGCGATAGCTGAGGCCGTTTCCGTTCCGGTTATAGCCTCTGGAGGAGCGGGAACGAAAGAACACTTCTATGAGGGACTTGTAGAAGGAAAAGCTGATGCTGTTTTAGCAGCTTCTGTGTTTCACTTTAGAGAAATTTCTATACCTGAACTCAAAGCCTTCCTTAAAGAAAAAGGAGTTCCTGTTAGGTTGTGA
- a CDS encoding YlbF family regulator — protein MSAEVIKKASELAQAIAESEELKNLREAEAKLQNDPEAMELLQEVQRLQQMAQMSGTPEAMQQLEEAFNKFAENPVAKEYLEANQKFSQMIETVNALLQEAIEGPKHGHGCAGCSGCGM, from the coding sequence ATGTCAGCAGAAGTAATTAAGAAGGCCTCTGAACTCGCTCAGGCAATTGCAGAATCTGAGGAGCTTAAGAACTTAAGGGAAGCTGAGGCGAAACTCCAGAACGACCCAGAGGCTATGGAGCTCCTTCAGGAAGTTCAGAGACTCCAGCAGATGGCACAGATGTCCGGAACTCCTGAGGCAATGCAGCAGCTTGAAGAAGCCTTCAACAAGTTTGCCGAAAACCCAGTTGCAAAGGAGTACTTAGAGGCAAACCAAAAGTTCAGCCAGATGATTGAAACAGTAAACGCCCTCCTTCAGGAGGCCATAGAAGGTCCTAAGCACGGACACGGTTGCGCTGGCTGCTCCGGTTGCGGAATGTAA